From the genome of Danio rerio strain Tuebingen ecotype United States chromosome 2, GRCz12tu, whole genome shotgun sequence, one region includes:
- the gpt gene encoding alanine aminotransferase 2-like isoform X2, with the protein MISIPQYPLYSASIAELGAVQINYYLNEEKCWSLDISELQRSLQAARKHCNPRVLCIINPGNPTGQVQSRQCIEDVIQFAAKENLFLMADEVYQDNVYAKGCEFHSFKKVLFEMGPEYSKKVELASFHSTSKCYMGECGFRGGYMEVINMDADVKAQLTKLVSVRLCPPAPGQALMDLVVNPPQPGEPSHQTFMQERTAVLSALAEKAKLTEQILNTVPGISCNPVQGAMYSFPRITLPERAISEAKAKGQAPDMFYCMKLLEETGICLVPGSGFGQREGTYHFRMTILPPTDKLKLMLNKLKDFHQRFTQQYS; encoded by the exons ATGATCTCTATCCCTCAGTATCCTCTGTACTCGGCATCTATAGCAGAGCTGGGGGCCGTTCAGATCAATTATTACCTGAATGAGGAGAAGTGCTGGAGTCTGGACATCAGTGAACTGCAGCGCTCTCTACAGGCGGCCAGAAAACACTGCAACCCTCGAGTCCTGTGCATCATCAACCCAGGAAACCCCACCG GTCAGGTACAAAGCAGACAGTGTATTGAAGATGTAATCCAATTTGCTGCCAAAGAAAACCTCTTCCTAATGGCTGATGAG GTCTATCAGGACAATGTGTACGCCAAGGGCTGTGAGTTTCACTCCTTTAAGAAAGTGCTGTTTGAGATGGGTCCCGAGTACTCCAAAAAAGTAGAGCTGGCATCATTTCACTCCACTTCCAAGTGCTACATGGGAGA GTGTGGTTTTCGAGGCGGATACATGGAGGTTATCAACATGGATGCGGATGTGAAAGCTCAGCTCACTAAGCTAGTGTCGGTGCGCTTGTGTCCTCCTGCGCCTGGACAAGCCCTCATGGACCTGGTGGTCAACCCTCCTCAGCCAGGAGAACCGTCCCACCAGACCTTCATGCAG GAGCGGACGGCTGTTCTCAGTGCCTTGGCTGAAAAAGCCAAACTGACGGAGCAGATTTTGAACACAGTGCCAGGCATCAGCTGTAACCCAGTGCAGGGAGCCATGTACTCTTTCCCCCGAATCACCCTGCCTGAGCGCGCCATCAGCGAAGCCAAG gCGAAGGGTCAGGCTCCAGACATGTTCTACTGCATGAAACTGCTGGAAGAGACCGGCATCTGTCTCGTTCCTGGAAGTGGTTTCGGTCAACGGGAAGGCACTTATCACTTCAG GATGACCATTCTTCCTCCAACAGACAAACTCAAGCTGATGCTCAACAAACTGAAGGACTTCCATCAGAGATTCACCCAGCAGTATTCCTGA